The Alnus glutinosa chromosome 1, dhAlnGlut1.1, whole genome shotgun sequence region AGTCCACGTATTGGGTTAAGATGGACTTAGTAGTTAATAGCAAATGGTTTTAGGGCCAAGTAATTGGGCTTAGTTtaaagggaatttttttttttttttttttgtcttctttttcttttcaataatttGGTATAAATTTATGGGTagcaaaataatatttgattagcggaatgtgaatgctcttattgcattgtaagaatatttttagtaatcttaccaaattttattagttaaaatagttaaaaattacttttctctattctggtaagtcacttttttaaagcaccttAGTAGTTTCAACATTTTAACTaatcactatcactattctatttaaataatacttttctagatttttttgtttctctctatttaattttttttttaatgtatgtcTTTTCTTAACGGCggccatattttttttaaattgttttgtttttcgaaaaagttttatggtttattttgataaaatgtaTTGATAGTCAATGCCACATTTAAAAAtctatttaaataattgatattccaaaataatttttcgCATTTGAAAAGCCCccgaatttttttatttcttttttctttttatattgataactggaatttttaaaaatattaccaAACAGACGATCAACATGTCAAAGTTTGGTTGGATTgtaaagaaaggagaaaaaagaaaaagaaaagaaaagagagaaattctaatttttgtagtttttttaatgatttggtgagtgaatagtaATCATCAAAGTTAGTGAGTACCGTTCACTCACCAACTTTTTTTAGATTGGTGAGGTTGCTGagagttgtttttttgtttttttgcattttcaccAAATTACCTCACAAAAATAGCTTTTGACTATGAATGCTTCTAATAAGGCAGTTCATGTGAGAGCATAGGGTGGGCTCCACTTGCTTGAACAGATATTTGAACAACTTAGTGCGTTTGGGggttcaattttaaaaatcagaattcaattcttatttggtacacgaattttgaagtttgactttgtaaaataaaattagaaaaaattgaataaaatattatttgtttttaaaaaaagcaaatacTGTAGTAAGGAGAAACGTTTTCTACTTGCATCCAAACGGACGAACTGACTAAGTCCCATTTACTTGGATTATCCGACCACCATCCAAAAATGGTGTGACCCGACCCAACTCTCACTTGGAGCTGGCTTAACTATTGCACTGGAACCCGATCCACCGGTGGATATGGCCAATATACAGACCGACTGGATTGGACCACATTTGGGCCGTGCAGCCCACCCCCCCCTCAAACTGCTGTCTACACCGCATCCTGATGAGTAAAGGAGAAGTGTATTGAGGACAAACGATGGAGTGCGAGGGTGTTTTGGTGCAACCATTGGATTTTTGAAGCAACAACAATTTGGGAAACTTGCACCGCAAAGCGCGATTGATATCGACTTGAGATGCCAATTTGGAGGTGAGAAGACAGTAGAACAGTCACATACAGTGGCATAGTTGATAGAAGAAGCACCTGAAAAATGATGCAGCACTTGAAGAAGCAGAGAAAGACCTTCCGTTCATTTACTTTTCTCTCCCAATGCTTGGCTTTCTCTTCGTCCACCAAGAACCtaaaaccccaccaaaacccACTTTCCACTCTCACAAACATCCCTTCCCATCCCAGTAGTAACACCAATGCCATCACTTTCTCACCTTTAAAGGCACATCTCTATGCCTCGTTCTTTTGCACCCTCATCCGCCTCTACTTGGCCTGTGGAAGATTTTCCAAAGCCTCGGAGACCTTCTTCTCTATGCGAAACCACGGTATCATTCCAATTTTGCACTTGTGGAATCGGCTTCTGTACGAATTCAATGCCTCTGGCTTGGTTCCTCAGGTATGGATTCTTTACAATGATATGCTCACTTGTGGGGTTCTGCCTAATGTTTTCACTTCCAACATATTGGTTCATTCTTTATGCAAAGTGGGTGAGTTGGGTTTGGCATTGGATTTGCTTAGGAGTGCAGAGATTGATACTGTTACCTATAATACCGTCATTTGGGGGTTGTGTAAACAAGGGTTGGTGTATCGGGCATTTGCGTTTTTATCTGAAATGGTAAAGAAGGGTGTGTGCATAGATTCTTTTACTTGCAATATATTGGTTAATGGGTTTTGCCAAATTGGGCTGGTAAAGTATGCAAAGTGGGTCATGGATGATTTAGTTAATGGGGGGATTCATCCAGATGTTGTTGGTTTCAATACGTTGATTAATGGGTATTGCAAAGCTGGGGAAGCTAACCATGCGCTCAAATTGATGGAGAGTATGAGAAAGGAGGGTTTTTTTCCTGATATTGTTACTTATAATACTTTTATAGATGGGTTTTGCAAGACGGGTGATTTTGTTAAGGCCAAGAGTCTTATTGATGAGCTTTCGGGGTTTCGGCGTAACGAAGATTGTGTAGTTTTGAAAATTGATGATGTTGAGGATAGGGCTGACAGTGTGGATTTGAAACCAAACCTTATTACCCACACTACCCTCATTAGCGCATACTGTAAGCAGCAAGGGCTTGAGGAAGCACTTTCTTTGTATGAGGACATGGTTATGAATGGGTTCTTCCCTGATGTAGTCACTTACAGTTCCATTATGTATGGTCTTTGCAAGCATGGAAGATTAGCTGAAGCAAAAGTACTTATGAATGAGATGGAGAAGATGGATGTGGATCCTAATCATGTCTCATATACCATCATTGTTGATTCCTTGTTTAAGGCAGGGAGAACAGTTGAGGCTTTTGTCTTTCAGAGCCAAATGATAGTTCGTGGCATTGCTTTTGATGTGGTCACGCTTACTACTTTAATGGATGGACTTTTTAAGGTTGGGAAAGCCAATCAAGCTGTGGACACGTTGCAAACATTTTCCAAGCTTAATCTAGTTCCAAACTATGTTACCTATTCTGAATTAATCGACGGGCTTTGCAAGTTAGGAGACATGGCTACTGCAGAGTCTGTACTGCAAGAAATGGAGGAGAAGCGTGTTTTTCCAAATGTTATTACTTATTCCTCTATCATAAATGGCTATACGAAGAAAGGAATGCTTGGTGAAGCTGTTAATGTATTGAGGAAGATGGTGCAACGAAATATCTTGCCAAATGCTTTTGTTTATGCAACACTAATTGATGGCTATTTGAAGGCAGGTAAGCAAGCAACTGCTCTTGATCTGtataatgaaatgaaaatgGGAGGATTAGAGGAAAACAATTTTGTACTTGATGCCTTCGTGAACAACATGAAAAGAGGACGGAGCATGGAGGAGGCTGAGGGATTAGTAAAAGATATGACATCCCGGGACGTGTTGCCTGACCATGTCAATTATACATCATTAATGGATGGTTTCTTTAAATTTGGAAAGGAGTCGGCTGCTCTTAACATGGCTCAAGAAATGACAGAGAGAAATATAAGGTTTGATGTTGTTGCATATAATGTTCTGATCAATGGTCTATTGAGGCTTGGAAAATGTGAACCAGAATCTGTTTATACTGGAATGAGAGAGTTGGGTTTGTCTCCAGATCAAGCTACATACAACACCATGATTAATGCCTACTGCAAACAGGGTAACTTGGAAAATGCTTTGAAACTCTGGAATGACATGAAAAGTCAAGGCTTAATGCCAAATTCAATCACCTGTAACATTCTGGTTACTGGGCTTTGTGAAGATGGTGATATTAAAAGAGCAATGGACGTTTTGAATGAAATGTTGGTTCTGGGGCTTCAACCTACTTTAACTACTCATAGAGTTTTGCTTGATGCATCTTCTAGGAGTAAAAGGGCGGATGCAATTTTAGAAGTGCATGAGCAACTCGTAGATATGGGGCTTAAACTTGATCAGGCAGTTTATAACACTCTCATCACTACCTTATGCAGGCTAGGGATGACTAGGAAAGCTACTTCAGTATTGAGAGAAATGACACAAAGAGGAATTTTAGCGGATACTATCACTTATAATGCTCTTATTCGTGGATATTGTTTAAGCAGCCATGTAAAAAGGGCCTTTGCTGTTTATTCTAGTATGTTGGTTGAAGgaatttctccaaatatttctACTTACAATCTCCTTCTAGGGGGTCTTTCAGCTGCTTGTTTGATGAGAGAGGCGGAAGAATTATTTGGTGAAATGAAGGAGAGAGGATTTGCCCCTAATGCTTCTACTTATGATACTTTGATTTCTGGTCATGGTAAGCTTGGAAATAAGAAGGAATCAATAAAATTTTACTGTGAAATGGTAACTAAAGGCTTTGTTCCCAAAACTAGCACCTACAATGTGCTTATTAGTGATTTTGCTAAGGTGGGAAAGATGAGCCAAGCTAGAGAGCTTCTAAATGAGATGCAGGTGAGAGGGGTGTCCCCTAATTCTTCAACTTACGACATACTAATCTGTGGCTGGTGCAATCTATCTAATCGACGAGAGTTGGACAGGACATTGAAAGTGTCATATCGAGCTGAGGCAAAAAGATTATTCACAGAGATGCATGAGAAAGGGTTTGTTCCATGTGAAAGTACGCTTTTACATATCAGTTCTACGTTTGCTAGACCAGGAAAGAAGGCCGATGCTCAGAAGCTGTTGAAGGAACTGTACAAGAAAAAGAACACATGATAGATGGGCTAAAAACAGAAGACAGCAAAGACAGCAATGTCTATTCTGGATAGCCAGCCACTCAAGCGCTTATGGAAGTATGTGTTACTGCAACATTCCAATTCTTCAATAAGACACCTGGTCCTGAAATACTTCACAAATGGTATGCATTCTTGTTGCCTTTTTATTGGCCTATGGCATTTACATgatcatatcttttttttttctctaagctGATTAAATTCTGTTTCTATATTAAAATAGCATTAGATTTCGGCCATTAGCAATTATtaattagcttttttttttattattattattaatactgAGAATGAAGTTGAACAATGGGGTTCTAAATTGCATTCCTGAGTTTAAACAATATTTATGATCTGATAGAGAACATTCACATAGAATTTTCAAGGATAGACATTTATTGCCTAAAATGAGGAAGTTTTTGCTGTTAAActaccacttatcccaaaagatTAAGCTCATAGgcagaggtaaatttaatcatttaatcaatactttaacactcccccttacGCGTGGGTTGAAATTACCTTTTAATAGATGAcgccaacacgtggaatataaTTGAAATGGGGTGAATGGCGaagtcaaggttcgaacttaGGACCTTTGgcctgataccatattaaatcaccacttatttcaGTTGCTTAAGCatataggaagaggtaaatttaatcacttaatcaatactttaacatctGCAAGGGAAGATCatatgccttttcttttttctctcttttttattttttcctctttccttATGATGCATGTATTCATATTTTTACTACCTATTGCTTGAGCAAAGTTAGTAGTTTAGAGGCTTTTTGCCTTGTGATTTCATTAGATGTTAAATGTATGATTGTTGGTGTTGTAGAAATGGTAAGAACCTCAAGAGGCGATATTGCATTTGGACCCCCAACTCCCTTCACAATTCCTTTGTGaggaattgttttttttttttcttataaaaaaaatcctcgTGTTCAGTAACAGCTGCAGCCGCTATCGTTTTCAGCAGCGTTGCTACCACTACCACATTGTTCTTTGAATCCACCTGCACCTCCACTTTACAGTACCAGGTTTCTATTCAACACCACCATGGGTCATACCTAGAAGGATGATAGAGTTGTTGGCTAGCTGGAGAGGTTAGTTGAGAAGTGTAACAAAGCTTGGAGGTTGGCCCCtctgtgcttaatgtggtgtatttagAAAGATCGGAACGCAAGGAGCTTTGAAGATTGCAAGATTTTGGTGGTAGAGCCAAAGACTCTTATGTTCAAATCCCTTCATGCATGGACGACGGCATATAATAGTCCTCACTTTTCTAGTTTTATAGAATTTTCGgacttgtcttcttctttttcttcctaatagggagtctctcttgtatatttcctgtgtacttgggttgcacccCTTTGCGCtttctaatgagattgaattacttgtcgaaaaaataatgatttcacAAATGACATGGCTCTATCCTATTCTGGAAATCTTCCTCTTACACGGTGGGAATGGCGGTTCCACAGTTTTGTAGTTTCCCATTGAAGTTCTCAAACAACATATGTACTTAGTAGATCCTCTGGTGGCAAAGAATGCTCATTTATGTCTATGGACTTGTCCTTTAATAATTATATACCTGAGTTGTGGCTCATAGTTTACCTTTAGTTAATAATATCCCTGGTGTTTACTTTGCAGAAGTTCATCATCCCTTTGTGGCAATCTATGAAATTCATGGTATTTCCATTTCCTGAATGTTGGGGAATCaacgaaaggaaaaaaaaaaggttgaactACTAGTCAATGCTTCAAAGCAGAAAGAGAAGTTGATTTACCCTCCTAGGAAAGGGAAATATTCATCAAGTAGACCATAAATGTCAAATCAGAGGTAATGACTTCCCACACTGTATTTCATGGCCACAAAGAAaaatgaacatgaaaataaagaaacagaaaatcaaGGAATACCCCTCATGCTCCCTATCTAGGCCATACGGTCTCATCGCTATCTTGGAGTAGAAAGCAGGCATTTAAAGCTTAGGGAGGGGAGTCTTATTCATGTTGACACACAGGATACTATTTTCTACACCTGTCTTTGTTACTACAAGCTCCACAAAGATCTATCATCGCAAATCATTATGCAGAAACATACGGTATCTATCCTGCATTTTTTAAACCTTTTTTCACTATTTTCCAGACATCCGATATGCGATATAGGAATTATTTGGTCCATTTGTACTttttgttagagaatatatttcctctcaatataggaaatatattatattgatattgtatgTTTTATATTATGGTACTTTCCTTATTaagatttgattgtaatcagatttgacattgatttgattaccatatttatcAATCcaaattcttctataaataggaatCTAATGTATTGTGAAAATATCAAggaataaaagcataatgtagccctttgggctttatctatggacgtaggtcataaacCGAATCACGTAAAAATTCCttgtgttcttattttattatttccgctattgtctttattttctttttgtttatgttttctttcacaTTTGGCATGATGGGACTGAGAATAAACTACCAAGAACAATTTGAGTTTATTTCTTTACTAATAATGTTAATATTAGGTCTTTTCTTTACTAATTTGAAAGTTGATTCAATGCATTGTTTCTTTTAGTTATTGCTTAGTAAAACATGACAAAGATTCAATTTCCTTATGCTAAGctgtttttttgaatttctcatTGAAGGTACTGAAACAGTGCTCCCTGAAGAGTAGAGCTCTGCTGCATAAAATGTTTGCGTGCAGTTGGAATAAAGATCAGGAACAGTAGTGGTAATAGCTTGGTATGCTATGGACTTTTGTGTACCCAGACACATTTGGAATAGAtagagctgtggctgcgctttttGGAAATAGATCTCTGCTCATATATATACTGCATATTTTACTCCGAATCTATCAGTACACAGCCTCAACCGATTGATATCCTTAGTAGGGTCGTCTATTATTTTGCTGAGAAGAACATGGACACTTAGAAAGAACAAAGAAGCTGGAAGAGCTTTCCAGAATCATGGATAAGGTAACTTGAAGTTTTACACTCCTTTTTTGTCAcctgcatatctatatatatatagataattgCTACTAGAAACTTGAACTTCTCTTTGTTCTCTTGTTAGCATCAACCATGCAGAAAGATATGTCAGAATTGGCAATTGCTTGCACAAAAAAAACCTTCGGAAACAGGTCCAAGGTGTTAAAATGATGCTTCTAATGTATCTATTCCAATATGACACTCGACCAACTCTATCTTCCCTCACCAAAACTCTTTCCTTAATAAGGGTGCCTCCTCTAGGTGGGGGAAAGGCAAGTCTCAGGCCGTCTTGCACTGAGGGCAACAGGggggttttgggtttttgctatttgtgggttttgggtttgagggcttgTGGGGTTTGGGTTTGAGGTCTTGGGTTGGAGCCTCTGTGTATGCTTGTTCACGTAGTGGTGCTtgacgctttttaataaattatgattcagcaaaaaaaaaaattccttgatAAAATTGCTGACATTGTGCTCGGATCTTGTGAATTGAAATATGTTGATTTTTCTAAATCATTGTAGTTTATCACAACTTATTTTTTCTGCATAATTTCAACCAAGTTTATGGTTCAATAGGTAAATTGTGTTAAATACAAATCACGAATCCTTAATTCATGGTCCTTGAGTTTTCTAGAATACTAAAATTAATCCTCAAGGGATAGAGGGGGAAAATGAAGAATACTTGATTACTCCAAAATCTCTTTCTCATGTGAAAAATTTTAATCTTTACTACAGgttcttttaaaatttctaGTTTCTTGTAGATTATTTCCTCATCCTGTATCATTTTAGTTGTCCATGGATATTGTTTGGTATGGTGCATTTTAGCTTGCCATGCATTGTTTTGCAGTTGGGTCATGATCAACAGGTTTTGAGAAGTTTGGTGACTGGAAAAATCATGCCTTGTTTGTTCAAGAAGAGATACAGGTTCTATTTGTTCTTTCTTGCATTCCAAATTTTGCTGATGGGTGACAAGTCAATAGCCACTTAGAGTTCAAATATTTTGAAGGGCATCGGTGCCCATGTTAGTTCCATCTGggcaaaagagagagaatgcTGAGACATTAAATTTTCTAGTCCAATTTAAAGGACATGTTGGAGCTCCCTTTCTCCAGAACATTTGAAGACTTACTTTCAGGAGATAAAAGGGAGACCTGGTACAAAATCTTTCCATAGCGTGGCCACCTCAAGACCAActaaatgggggtggccgaccacccccaatggccccAGGTCGATTATAGGGAATGGTTCAGCCACTCTTAAGTTGGTCATAGGGGAAGGTGAGCCACTCTcaattcggttttttttttttttgaaaactataCGTACTTCCCTTAAACTAACACTCAATTTGTAATATTCGCTTCAAACTATCAAATATTTGCAATGTACTtatattttcttacaaaaagataaaaatgaccataaaagttctcaataagaaaaaaaaaaaaaaaaaaaaaaaaaaaaaagagaaaatggatGGAAGAGTGGGTAGCTGAGCCACTCACTTgaccaaatgggggtggcttggTTAGTTTAGGGCTGGCACTCCAGATTGGGGGTTCGGGTCGACTTGTAGGTCAACTCTGACACGACCATTTGAAATAAATAGGTGACATGACCTAATTCGCTAACCCAATTAATAAACAGGTCATATTGGGTTGACCCGATATAACCTGACCTGCataattcatttaataaataggtCATGTTAGGTTGATCCAAACACGACCTGTTATTTGAAAACTAACTTTAATAAATGACATTAACAATCACAATCCAAATATtgtttaatacaaaataaaataaaataaatgtctcCATGTGACGCACGTGACGTAGGGGCTAACTTGCCACAATTTCATAGTTTGTGAGGGtcaaatgtcactttttaaacattagaAGAAGCTAAAACACAAAAGTGGTCATACTTTGAGGAAGTGAAGTGTATTTTCACCGAGGATTAAAATATGTTACAAGTTCTTTTGCAAATAGAGAAGCAAGGCCAATGGAAATGAAGATAATGCCAACAAAGATAAAGGTCTAgatgtgtttcttttttgttgatagTAAAATGTGAAAATTGTATGGACAAAACATACATAAAGATATTCTTACATAATGCTTATGACTAAACCATACATCAGAATCTCACATTCTCAGGATCCAATCATATTCCTAGTCATTTCCAAACGTGGGAATAGAATATTCATAGGAATCCAAATTCTCAAACATCACATTCCTAAAAATGTGAATGTCGAAAGAATGTTAGATTTTGTGAACCAAACTCTAGCTACGTTAGAGAGTTAGAGTGTGTACTTACCCGATCAAAACCATATCTACATACAAATCTATTATCTCTATTGGGTACCCCAATTGCATGAACTAAGTAATTATCAACGTCCAAGTAACCACATTCTTCTCTAgtttttttcttacttatatGCTAAAATTTGGATGTTCTCACAAGCATATCAATCAATGCACTCTGCACACCTGACACACACATCATACCCAAAGCTCTTTAGGGTGACTTTAAACATTTAATCATTGTTTTAATTGACATTCTATGCTTCCAAAGCTTTCAATTGGCTccttctttttaatatttaaaataacaactTATGAATGGTGGCCAAGAGTATTTGTAAATGATAAGGATTGGCCTAATTAATCTGATATGTCAAATTTACAAAGCAGGGGATGACTAATGGTGAACAAAGAATAGCACCATGCCTTCTCAAATTGAAATTTAATTCATTAATATGATCAGCAAGGAGGGCTCAAAATTAAAATGATGTACTAAGGAGGGTTATCACATAAATCAAAGGAACTCTTATTTACAACATAAATATCAAGCATCTTTGTGCTATCAAATATGGAAGAAAAAACTAATTACCCCTTAGGGTGATGTAAATGAGCATACTTATGTCAATAAAATTGAAGTTATTGACTTGATTCATTTGAATGGATTGATGAGAAAGTTTGATTCGAAGTCTCTCCGGCATCTGTTATAGGGCTCTCTAGTGATGACAGGAAAGGCTTAGAAGGCATTTGTAAGCATTCGACTCCTCCTTCAAGCATTTCTATGACTTTGTTCATTGAAGGGCGGTCATTAGGCTTCATCTGTATACACCATAATGCGACAATAATCATATTTGtaactattttcttttcctcctctATAGCATCTTCCATTTCTATGCCTTTTCCGTTGTGCAGTTGTTCATAGGCCCAAGTAGGAAAGTATATTTGGCTTGAATGTTCTGCAAGTGCattaaagttttttcttttgcatgCCATTTCCATCAATAACATTCCAAAACTATAAACATCAGCTTTGTATGATACACCTCCAATATTTTTGTAGAACAACTCAGGAGCCATGTATCCTAATGTGCCTCTTGCAGCTGTCAAAGAGACGACGCTGTCATCTACTGGATATAGCTTTGCCAAGCCAAAGTCAGAAACCTTGGGAGTAAAATTCTCATCAAGAAGAATGTTATGAGGCTTGATATCAAAATGCAAAATCTGCATGTCACATCCTCGATGTAGATATTCAATTCCATGAGCCACTCCTAAAGCTATATCATACATTTTGTCATAGCTTAGGAGAGTACTTACTTCTAGggaaaatatgtattttttcaaGGAGCCATTAGGCATGTACTCATACACAAGAGCCCGTTCTAATCCTTCAGCGCAAAATCCAATGAGTTGCACTATATTAACATGGTGAATCCTTCCAATGGTTGCAACTTCATTAATAAAGTCTTGTCCATTAGCCTTGGGCTTACCCAATATCTTTACAGCTACGAGTCGACCACTTTGAAGTGTTCCTTTAAATACAGTGCCATAGCCTCCTTCACCCAATTTGTCCTTGAAATTTTTGGTCATCTTCCTAATTTCTGAGTAAGAGTACCTTATTGGCATGAGGTTATTGTGGCTTTGCAAAACTTCTTCAACTACATCATACATCGATAAATGCCTCCTACGCCATTTATATAACAAAAACGCAATCACACAAGGAGTTCCCAGGACAACTTTTGTTGCAAGGTATAGTCCTATGCAAGAACatcatcaaaataaattataagaaaatacGCATGTAGATGCCCTACtgtcagcattttttttttttcaaaaaaaaaaaaaattacagctcAACTGATTGTTTCTAAATCCTAGTTCATTACATTTTAATATTATCTGcattttaaatcattttcaTGATTCAAAGTACCTAAGAAATTATCTGCTGAAAGGGCAAAAAATTAAAGATCAAAGGAGAGATAGAGGTTAATCTTACCGCCGAGGAAGACCATATTTAGCAATAGGCTTCTAAAATATTCTGCATgcaacattaattaattaattaatcaggAAAGTCacttaaataatttgaaaagtgtAAGGCCAAATAAAATTGGGTAAACAACTTTCCCTTTTGGTCATGCTTCAGAAGAAATAAATAGAAACGACTGACTTAATATATTTGGACTTTAAACAGGGTTGAGCTCGAGGCAAATAGACTGATTACTAGCTAAGGCCCCTAAATGACAGGTTCAGTGATAAAGGAGATGAAAGATTTAGGAGAAGAACTGGTTTGGTTGCTTGACCAAAATCAGTgaactttcttttatttatagagCAACATGTACAAGAGTTTTAAGGTAAGTAAGTACTAGGTTTACAACACAGAAAAACATGATGAAATACATGAAATCCAAAAGAGGAAAGAGCTATGTGCTGAGTGTGGGAAGTAGCTAATGACCCGGGAAACATGGGGCTTTAGTGTTCAGCAAGAATCAAGGAGAAGGGAGGCTGCAGGCTGCTGGTCTGACGAGTagctgctgctgctgttgtAAGGAGGCTGGTCAGCAAGAAATATGGAGTCCTTTTGCTGATTTTGAGGAGGGTTGAGTGATGTATTATCTTATCCTCTAACAGGAGATAGGGCCTATTCTATGCTTTCTCAATGTGCTTGATTCTCAGCTAATTAACCTGTAGATGCATGGATCGAGGTTAATAATGTGCCAATTGGGGCTGGTAAACAAGGTTTAAGTTCAGTTAAGCGGCAGAAGAA contains the following coding sequences:
- the LOC133855933 gene encoding pentatricopeptide repeat-containing protein At5g14770, mitochondrial, with amino-acid sequence MMQHLKKQRKTFRSFTFLSQCLAFSSSTKNLKPHQNPLSTLTNIPSHPSSNTNAITFSPLKAHLYASFFCTLIRLYLACGRFSKASETFFSMRNHGIIPILHLWNRLLYEFNASGLVPQVWILYNDMLTCGVLPNVFTSNILVHSLCKVGELGLALDLLRSAEIDTVTYNTVIWGLCKQGLVYRAFAFLSEMVKKGVCIDSFTCNILVNGFCQIGLVKYAKWVMDDLVNGGIHPDVVGFNTLINGYCKAGEANHALKLMESMRKEGFFPDIVTYNTFIDGFCKTGDFVKAKSLIDELSGFRRNEDCVVLKIDDVEDRADSVDLKPNLITHTTLISAYCKQQGLEEALSLYEDMVMNGFFPDVVTYSSIMYGLCKHGRLAEAKVLMNEMEKMDVDPNHVSYTIIVDSLFKAGRTVEAFVFQSQMIVRGIAFDVVTLTTLMDGLFKVGKANQAVDTLQTFSKLNLVPNYVTYSELIDGLCKLGDMATAESVLQEMEEKRVFPNVITYSSIINGYTKKGMLGEAVNVLRKMVQRNILPNAFVYATLIDGYLKAGKQATALDLYNEMKMGGLEENNFVLDAFVNNMKRGRSMEEAEGLVKDMTSRDVLPDHVNYTSLMDGFFKFGKESAALNMAQEMTERNIRFDVVAYNVLINGLLRLGKCEPESVYTGMRELGLSPDQATYNTMINAYCKQGNLENALKLWNDMKSQGLMPNSITCNILVTGLCEDGDIKRAMDVLNEMLVLGLQPTLTTHRVLLDASSRSKRADAILEVHEQLVDMGLKLDQAVYNTLITTLCRLGMTRKATSVLREMTQRGILADTITYNALIRGYCLSSHVKRAFAVYSSMLVEGISPNISTYNLLLGGLSAACLMREAEELFGEMKERGFAPNASTYDTLISGHGKLGNKKESIKFYCEMVTKGFVPKTSTYNVLISDFAKVGKMSQARELLNEMQVRGVSPNSSTYDILICGWCNLSNRRELDRTLKVSYRAEAKRLFTEMHEKGFVPCESTLLHISSTFARPGKKADAQKLLKELYKKKNT
- the LOC133855969 gene encoding rust resistance kinase Lr10-like, with the translated sequence MLSPAGLTALIILVLVHEACSANDSHHLCAPSCGNIHNISYPFRLDSDPENCGDQMYNLSCENDQTVLYLYGGRYYVREINYNNYTIRVVDPGVVNDNDSFIPSYSLDEISFNSWDPYQSYRTNMAPLSDIMIFVKCEKPVNSGFHLNISACFEDGVVYSSNSSLSHSKMYRYVLFSRRAKYLGDLCQVEQISLTSWSDRYDDNFRNISCTEFHDELLFGFQLSWNRAYCGSCGYADCYLDSANNTVSCSPNESLDKLYETFARVLGGFLDKLVQWKIREIFRVPYVEENVYVPAEYFRSLLLNMVFLGGLYLATKVVLGTPCVIAFLLYKWRRRHLSMYDVVEEVLQSHNNLMPIRYSYSEIRKMTKNFKDKLGEGGYGTVFKGTLQSGRLVAVKILGKPKANGQDFINEVATIGRIHHVNIVQLIGFCAEGLERALVYEYMPNGSLKKYIFSLEVSTLLSYDKMYDIALGVAHGIEYLHRGCDMQILHFDIKPHNILLDENFTPKVSDFGLAKLYPVDDSVVSLTAARGTLGYMAPELFYKNIGGVSYKADVYSFGMLLMEMACKRKNFNALAEHSSQIYFPTWAYEQLHNGKGIEMEDAIEEEKKIVTNMIIVALWCIQMKPNDRPSMNKVIEMLEGGVECLQMPSKPFLSSLESPITDAGETSNQTFSSIHSNESSQ